A genomic region of Chitinimonas arctica contains the following coding sequences:
- a CDS encoding sensor histidine kinase, with translation MNDKAAATGKANEKIDQAGLEQAFSLFTEASRQLVESYQELEQQVGSLTQELAVANGALRQQFEEKAALSSRLETLLAALPGGVVELDDGDGVVTSNPAAVEIFGRELIGVNWLQTVEPMLTATAVIDDWTFLAPDGAEKRLSIVASRLPSGERILLIHDVSESWRLRRQLEQHKRLAAMGEMAAGLAHQLRTPLATALLYTANLAKPQLGESDRLKFGEKSLARLRYLETLIQNMLLFVRGHQAEMERVDLAAAAEDALQTVQPQDTGQTRRWRVSLPEGPAWIEEASRKELTGALINLLENAMQATAAGDEITLDLARDGVAWRLVVADQGCGMSEQVRERLFEPFFTTRKDGTGLGLAIVRNLITACGGEIDVSSAPGEGAIFTILLPAAH, from the coding sequence GCGTCTCGCCAATTGGTGGAGTCGTACCAGGAGCTCGAGCAGCAGGTGGGCTCGCTGACCCAGGAGCTGGCGGTCGCCAATGGTGCGCTGCGGCAACAGTTCGAAGAGAAAGCCGCGCTGTCCAGCCGGCTGGAAACCCTGCTGGCGGCGCTGCCGGGCGGCGTGGTCGAACTGGACGACGGCGACGGCGTAGTGACCAGCAACCCGGCTGCGGTGGAGATCTTCGGCCGCGAGCTGATAGGCGTGAACTGGCTGCAAACCGTCGAGCCCATGCTCACGGCCACGGCGGTGATCGATGACTGGACTTTTCTGGCGCCGGACGGCGCGGAGAAGCGTTTGAGCATCGTGGCCAGCCGCTTGCCCAGCGGCGAGCGCATCCTGCTGATTCATGACGTCAGCGAAAGCTGGCGTTTGCGCCGCCAGCTGGAGCAGCACAAGCGCCTTGCGGCCATGGGCGAAATGGCCGCCGGGCTGGCCCACCAGTTGCGCACTCCCCTGGCGACCGCCTTGCTCTATACCGCCAACCTGGCCAAGCCGCAGCTGGGCGAAAGCGACCGGTTGAAGTTCGGCGAAAAATCCCTGGCCCGCCTGCGCTATCTCGAAACCCTGATCCAGAACATGCTGCTCTTCGTGCGCGGCCACCAGGCCGAAATGGAAAGGGTGGATCTGGCGGCCGCCGCGGAAGATGCGTTGCAGACCGTGCAGCCGCAGGATACCGGCCAGACCCGGCGTTGGCGGGTCAGCTTGCCTGAGGGGCCGGCCTGGATCGAGGAAGCCAGCCGCAAGGAGCTGACCGGCGCCCTGATCAACCTGCTGGAAAATGCCATGCAGGCCACCGCCGCGGGCGATGAGATCACGCTGGATCTGGCGCGCGATGGGGTGGCCTGGCGGCTGGTGGTGGCGGACCAGGGCTGCGGTATGAGCGAGCAGGTTCGCGAGCGCCTGTTCGAGCCGTTTTTCACTACCCGCAAGGATGGCACCGGCCTGGGTTTGGCTATCGTACGCAATCTGATTACCGCTTGCGGCGGGGAAATCGACGTCTCATCCGCACCCGGAGAAGGTGCAATCTTCACTATCCTGTTGCCAGCCGCGCATTAG
- a CDS encoding STAS domain-containing protein yields the protein MTAIVEIDGQTGRLLLSGQFDFSAHRDFRQACDEILASAAVREVLVDFQQVDYLDSSALGMLLLLKEKAAAAGKALALVNCRDTVRQVLEIACFGKIFTIR from the coding sequence ATGACTGCCATTGTCGAAATTGACGGCCAGACCGGCCGCTTGTTGCTCTCCGGGCAATTTGACTTCAGTGCCCACCGTGATTTCCGCCAGGCTTGCGACGAAATCCTGGCCAGCGCTGCGGTTCGCGAGGTGCTGGTCGATTTTCAGCAGGTGGACTATCTAGATAGTTCGGCGCTAGGCATGCTGTTGCTGCTGAAAGAAAAAGCGGCGGCGGCGGGCAAGGCGCTCGCCCTGGTAAATTGTCGCGATACGGTGCGACAGGTGTTGGAGATTGCCTGCTTCGGTAAAATTTTCACGATCCGCTGA
- a CDS encoding ATP-binding SpoIIE family protein phosphatase: MKVLLADDAEVVRLLIGRFVESLGHELILACDGIEAVERCMAEKPDMVLMDMLMPRLDGPEAGRQIKTRMGARWVPIVLITAVEEVSKLADAMEIGADDYLLKPVNFRILEAKIKAIQRTVELNRKVHEQANKLAGYYDRAEEEKRVARHLMEQLVNRERLSDPQLHSWIAPAESLSGDLIAAARTPGQVLHLMLADGIGHGLTAALNVLPLTQPFYAMTERGFALADILVEMHRKVRQVLPVGRFVALAFVAVDFAKRSIEVWNGGIPELRLYDGRGGLQKRWASRHLPLGILSADALELETERFQFSQRANLVLCSDGLLEARNEAGEAFGTARLALACAGQPAAEALTRTVEALADFLAGTHCHDDVSLAIVDLDPDATLPLPEPANPGELPEIAGEARWRYAISLGVVELKSLHTVPLIMGFISQIKPLAHAHADIFLILTELFVNALDHGLLGLSSDLKCDADGMEHYLQERAKRLAALREGRIDIELAGHDLGGRTMLRVRVSDSGAGFDWSWLEAPDTHRPSGRGIALVAALCASLRFFGNGNAVEACYLTRQIP; the protein is encoded by the coding sequence ATGAAAGTCTTGCTCGCCGACGATGCCGAGGTCGTCAGGCTACTGATCGGCCGCTTTGTCGAATCCCTGGGTCATGAGTTGATCCTGGCTTGCGACGGTATCGAGGCGGTCGAACGCTGCATGGCCGAAAAGCCGGACATGGTCCTGATGGACATGCTGATGCCGCGCCTGGACGGGCCGGAAGCAGGACGTCAGATCAAGACGCGCATGGGTGCCCGCTGGGTGCCCATCGTGCTGATCACGGCGGTGGAGGAGGTCAGCAAGCTGGCCGACGCCATGGAGATCGGCGCGGATGACTATCTGCTCAAGCCGGTTAATTTCCGCATTCTCGAAGCCAAGATCAAGGCCATCCAGCGTACGGTCGAGCTGAACCGCAAGGTCCACGAGCAGGCCAATAAGCTGGCCGGCTATTACGACCGCGCGGAAGAAGAAAAACGGGTCGCCCGCCATTTGATGGAACAGCTGGTCAATCGCGAGCGCCTTTCCGATCCGCAATTGCATAGCTGGATCGCACCGGCCGAGAGTTTGTCCGGCGACCTGATCGCGGCGGCGCGTACGCCCGGCCAGGTCTTGCACCTGATGCTGGCCGACGGTATCGGCCACGGCTTGACCGCCGCCCTGAATGTCCTGCCGCTGACCCAGCCTTTCTACGCGATGACCGAACGGGGCTTCGCGCTGGCGGATATCCTGGTCGAAATGCATCGCAAGGTCAGGCAGGTATTGCCGGTAGGGCGTTTTGTGGCGCTGGCCTTTGTCGCGGTGGATTTCGCCAAGCGCAGCATCGAGGTATGGAACGGCGGTATCCCCGAACTCCGTTTGTACGACGGGCGCGGTGGCCTGCAGAAGCGCTGGGCCTCTCGCCATCTGCCGCTGGGCATCCTGTCGGCCGATGCGCTGGAACTGGAGACCGAACGCTTCCAGTTCAGCCAACGCGCCAATCTGGTGCTGTGTTCGGACGGTTTGTTGGAAGCGCGCAACGAAGCCGGCGAAGCCTTCGGTACCGCACGGCTGGCGCTGGCCTGTGCCGGCCAACCGGCCGCCGAGGCGCTGACCCGTACCGTGGAGGCGCTGGCGGACTTCCTGGCCGGTACCCACTGCCATGACGACGTCTCGCTGGCCATCGTCGATCTCGACCCGGATGCCACGCTGCCGCTGCCCGAACCGGCCAATCCCGGCGAGCTGCCGGAGATCGCCGGCGAAGCGCGCTGGCGCTATGCCATCTCGCTCGGGGTGGTCGAACTGAAAAGCCTGCACACCGTGCCGCTGATCATGGGCTTTATCAGCCAGATCAAGCCCTTGGCCCATGCGCACGCCGATATCTTCCTGATCCTGACCGAGCTTTTCGTCAATGCCCTGGACCATGGCCTGCTGGGCCTGTCGTCCGACCTGAAGTGCGATGCGGACGGCATGGAGCACTATCTGCAGGAACGGGCCAAGCGGCTGGCGGCCTTGCGCGAGGGCCGCATCGATATCGAGCTGGCCGGCCATGACCTGGGTGGCCGCACCATGCTGCGGGTACGCGTGTCCGACAGCGGCGCCGGCTTCGACTGGAGCTGGCTGGAAGCGCCGGACACCCATCGTCCCAGCGGACGCGGCATCGCCTTGGTGGCGGCGTTGTGCGCCTCGCTGCGCTTTTTCGGTAACGGCAATGCGGTCGAGGCCTGCTATTTGACCCGGCAGATTCCGTGA
- a CDS encoding chemotaxis protein CheB translates to MTPIDPPPKRTRALHEAMVITPSHSADVVLPVADKPPRGPAERLVIVGASTGGTEALKRFLIPMPADSAPILIAQHMPEMFTAPFAARLDSLCAMTVKEAEHGELVKAGHVYVAPGHSHLLLGVANGRYICELSRAEPVNRHRPSVDVLFRSVANHAGRHALGVILTGMGRDGALGMLEMKRAGAYNLAQDEASCVVFGMPKEAIAYGGVDEVLPLDELPKRILSWLKNQPAKNDGLPT, encoded by the coding sequence GTGACGCCGATCGATCCACCTCCCAAGCGCACGCGCGCCTTACACGAAGCCATGGTCATCACGCCCAGCCATAGTGCGGATGTGGTTTTGCCCGTGGCGGACAAGCCGCCGCGCGGACCCGCCGAGCGCCTGGTGATCGTCGGCGCCTCCACCGGCGGGACGGAGGCGCTGAAGCGCTTTCTGATCCCCATGCCGGCCGATTCGGCCCCCATCCTGATCGCCCAGCACATGCCCGAGATGTTCACGGCGCCTTTTGCCGCGCGGCTCGATAGCCTGTGCGCCATGACGGTGAAGGAAGCCGAGCATGGCGAGTTGGTCAAGGCCGGACATGTCTACGTGGCGCCGGGGCATTCGCACCTGTTGCTGGGCGTGGCGAACGGCCGCTATATCTGCGAATTGTCCCGAGCCGAGCCGGTCAATCGGCACCGGCCGTCGGTGGACGTGCTATTCCGCTCGGTAGCCAACCACGCCGGCCGGCATGCGCTGGGGGTGATCCTGACCGGGATGGGGCGCGATGGAGCGCTGGGCATGCTGGAAATGAAGCGGGCCGGGGCTTATAACCTGGCTCAGGATGAAGCCAGTTGCGTCGTATTCGGCATGCCCAAGGAAGCGATCGCCTATGGTGGAGTGGACGAGGTGCTGCCGCTGGACGAGCTGCCCAAGCGCATACTGTCCTGGCTGAAAAACCAGCCGGCCAAGAATGACGGCCTTCCAACCTAA
- a CDS encoding sigma-54-dependent transcriptional regulator → MPALPILIVEDDNDLREALSDTLELAGYQVLNAPDGQSGLAILARHKVGLVLSDVQMQPMDGETLLKAVKIDYPHIPVVLMTAYGMIEKAVAALHAGAAHYLPKPFEPDMLLATVAKYMLPAVEDDAVIAADPGMRHLLDMAQRVAQSDAAVMITGESGTGKEVLARYIHRHSARASGPFIAINCAAIPEQLLESTLFGHEKGAFTGAANQHIGKFEQADGGTLLLDEISEMPLELQAKLLRVLQEREVERVGGRKPISIDIRVLSTSNRDMPAEVEEGRFREDLYYRLNVFPLMLPALRERPDDIVSLARTMLTRHSASGKRRVPTISPAAAAVLTAHRWEGNIRELENVMQRALILAPGDEIEPAHLFLPGVRRQDLPVPASIAAAGMPFVAERQPAQITDIKLLERQHILDTLKLAGGVRKLAAEKLGMSERTLRYKLQQYREEGWQEE, encoded by the coding sequence ATGCCAGCACTGCCGATTCTGATCGTCGAGGACGACAACGACCTGCGCGAAGCGCTTTCCGACACCCTGGAACTGGCTGGCTACCAGGTGCTCAACGCCCCGGACGGGCAATCCGGCCTGGCCATCCTGGCGCGCCACAAGGTCGGCCTGGTGTTGTCCGATGTGCAGATGCAGCCCATGGACGGCGAGACGCTGCTCAAGGCCGTCAAGATCGATTATCCGCATATCCCGGTGGTATTGATGACGGCCTACGGCATGATAGAAAAAGCCGTGGCGGCGCTGCATGCCGGTGCCGCCCACTATCTTCCCAAGCCGTTCGAACCCGATATGCTGCTGGCGACGGTGGCCAAGTACATGCTGCCGGCGGTGGAGGACGATGCCGTGATCGCGGCGGACCCCGGCATGCGCCATTTGCTGGATATGGCACAGCGGGTCGCCCAATCCGACGCGGCGGTCATGATCACCGGCGAGAGCGGCACCGGCAAGGAGGTGCTGGCGCGTTATATCCACCGGCATTCGGCCCGTGCGAGCGGCCCCTTTATCGCCATCAATTGCGCTGCGATACCGGAACAACTGCTGGAGTCCACCCTGTTCGGCCATGAAAAGGGCGCGTTCACCGGTGCGGCCAACCAGCATATCGGCAAGTTCGAACAGGCCGACGGCGGTACCTTGCTACTGGATGAAATCTCCGAGATGCCGCTGGAGTTGCAGGCCAAGCTATTGCGGGTGCTGCAGGAGCGGGAAGTGGAGCGGGTGGGCGGCAGGAAGCCCATCAGCATCGATATCCGGGTACTGTCCACCTCCAACCGCGATATGCCGGCCGAAGTGGAGGAGGGGCGATTCCGCGAGGATCTCTACTACCGCCTGAATGTCTTTCCTTTGATGTTGCCTGCCCTGCGCGAGCGTCCCGACGATATCGTCTCGCTGGCACGCACCATGCTAACCAGACACTCGGCCTCCGGCAAACGGCGGGTGCCCACGATCAGTCCCGCTGCCGCGGCGGTGCTGACCGCCCATCGCTGGGAGGGCAATATCCGCGAGTTGGAGAACGTGATGCAGCGTGCCCTGATCCTGGCGCCCGGCGACGAGATCGAGCCTGCCCACCTGTTCTTGCCGGGAGTACGGCGGCAGGATTTGCCGGTGCCGGCAAGCATTGCCGCCGCCGGGATGCCGTTTGTCGCCGAACGCCAGCCGGCGCAGATAACCGATATCAAGCTGCTGGAGCGCCAGCATATACTGGACACGCTGAAGCTGGCCGGCGGGGTGCGCAAGCTGGCGGCGGAGAAGCTGGGCATGAGTGAGCGGACTTTGCGGTACAAATTGCAACAGTATCGCGAGGAAGGCTGGCAAGAAGAGTAG
- the fliE gene encoding flagellar hook-basal body complex protein FliE — protein MSVQGIDNLLGELKAMSAKAAGQNSAADALPEGADFASVLKSSLDQVNQMQLDSQAKQTAFEAGDPNANLQDVMVSLQKASLSFQTMVQVRNKLVSAYQEVMNMQV, from the coding sequence ATGAGCGTGCAGGGGATAGACAATCTGTTGGGCGAATTGAAGGCCATGTCCGCCAAGGCGGCCGGGCAGAATTCGGCTGCGGATGCCTTGCCGGAAGGCGCCGACTTTGCCTCGGTGCTGAAGTCCTCGCTCGATCAGGTCAACCAGATGCAACTCGATTCGCAGGCCAAGCAGACGGCATTCGAGGCGGGTGATCCGAATGCCAACCTGCAAGACGTGATGGTCTCGCTGCAGAAGGCGAGCTTGTCTTTTCAGACTATGGTGCAGGTTCGTAACAAGCTGGTGTCGGCATACCAGGAAGTTATGAACATGCAGGTGTGA
- the fliF gene encoding flagellar basal-body MS-ring/collar protein FliF, which translates to MDDAVVAVDNRDVQRGERPNLIQSFNQLTTLRKILVAAGAVAVIAAVVVAFLWLRDPGYKILFANVSDKDGGQIVQSLQQMNIPYKLESGGVITVPAELVHGARLQLASQGLPKGGTTGFELLDNQKFGISQFGEQVNYQRAVEGELARSIESLSAVATARIHLAMPKQTVFLREQQKPTASVLLTLHPGRALDGAQIAGIIHLVSSSVPDLPIRNVTVVDQDGNLLSNMPDLLNGGNGSLNQRQMVLVHQQEALLSERIQKILEPIVGTDNVKAEVTVQMDFSEVEQASESFKPNSPPNASAIRSEQTAEGNGSTPTPASGVPGALSNQPPGAASAPITLPNPPGVTVNTAPASTAHKEATRNYEVDKTVEHVKQQVGVLKRVNAAVVVNFKRVQQRDGGVKSVPLTQPEINQVTNLVQEAIGFNKERGDSVKVVNAAFADRVLDVAGKSFLEKLTEYLIAHTADIIKVILIALVLVYLMFGVVRPILRDVIRPKQDKGAMGGEEGGVALTAEELAQSEVEAEVVAEAEAGMQLAAFSELLQRAKEMAKEDPRMVATIIREWLTADPGSQKTN; encoded by the coding sequence ATGGATGATGCGGTCGTAGCGGTAGACAATCGTGACGTACAGCGGGGTGAGCGACCCAATCTCATCCAGTCCTTCAATCAACTCACCACTTTACGCAAAATACTGGTCGCGGCAGGCGCCGTCGCCGTTATCGCGGCCGTTGTCGTAGCCTTCCTGTGGCTGCGCGATCCCGGCTACAAGATCCTGTTCGCCAATGTGTCCGACAAGGACGGCGGGCAGATCGTCCAATCCCTGCAGCAGATGAATATCCCCTACAAGCTCGAATCCGGCGGTGTGATCACCGTGCCGGCCGAGCTGGTGCATGGCGCGCGCCTGCAACTGGCCTCGCAAGGCCTGCCCAAGGGCGGCACCACCGGCTTCGAGCTATTGGACAACCAGAAATTCGGCATCAGCCAGTTCGGCGAGCAGGTCAATTACCAGCGGGCGGTGGAGGGCGAGCTGGCCCGTTCCATCGAATCGCTGTCGGCCGTGGCCACGGCCCGCATCCATCTGGCCATGCCCAAGCAGACGGTGTTCCTGCGCGAACAGCAAAAGCCGACCGCCTCGGTCTTGCTGACCCTGCACCCGGGGCGCGCGCTGGATGGCGCCCAGATCGCCGGCATTATCCACCTGGTATCGAGCAGCGTGCCGGACCTGCCTATCCGCAATGTCACCGTGGTCGATCAGGACGGTAACCTGCTGTCCAATATGCCGGACCTGCTCAACGGTGGGAACGGCTCGCTGAACCAGCGCCAGATGGTCCTGGTACACCAGCAGGAAGCCCTGCTGTCGGAACGTATCCAGAAGATCCTGGAACCCATTGTCGGTACCGACAACGTCAAGGCCGAAGTGACCGTGCAGATGGACTTCTCGGAAGTCGAACAGGCATCCGAGAGCTTCAAGCCCAACTCGCCGCCGAACGCTTCCGCCATCCGCAGCGAACAGACCGCCGAGGGCAACGGCAGCACGCCCACGCCGGCTTCCGGTGTGCCCGGCGCCTTGTCCAACCAACCGCCCGGCGCCGCCAGCGCACCCATCACCCTGCCCAATCCACCGGGCGTGACGGTCAATACCGCGCCGGCCAGCACCGCGCATAAGGAAGCGACCCGCAATTACGAGGTGGATAAGACGGTCGAGCACGTCAAGCAGCAAGTCGGCGTGCTCAAGCGGGTCAATGCCGCCGTGGTGGTCAATTTCAAACGGGTGCAGCAGCGCGACGGCGGGGTCAAGTCGGTTCCGTTGACCCAGCCGGAAATCAACCAGGTCACCAATCTGGTGCAAGAGGCCATCGGCTTCAACAAGGAGCGGGGCGATTCGGTCAAGGTGGTGAATGCCGCCTTTGCCGACCGGGTCCTGGATGTGGCCGGCAAATCCTTCCTGGAGAAGCTGACCGAGTACCTGATCGCCCACACCGCCGATATCATCAAGGTGATTCTGATCGCGCTGGTGCTGGTCTACCTGATGTTCGGCGTGGTGCGACCCATCCTGCGCGATGTGATCAGGCCCAAGCAGGACAAGGGCGCCATGGGCGGCGAAGAAGGCGGCGTGGCCTTGACCGCCGAGGAATTGGCCCAGTCCGAAGTCGAAGCCGAAGTGGTGGCGGAAGCCGAGGCCGGCATGCAACTGGCGGCCTTCAGCGAACTGCTGCAGCGGGCCAAGGAAATGGCCAAGGAAGATCCCCGGATGGTCGCCACCATTATCCGCGAATGGCTGACCGCCGATCCGGGTAGCCAAAAGACGAATTAA
- the fliG gene encoding flagellar motor switch protein FliG, giving the protein MASNDDAIRRSAILLLSLGEEAAVEVFKYLGPKEVQKIGMAMASMDNVTREQVEDVVGEFLGSTMNRANFGAADEYIRSVLTKALGSDKAANLLDRILQGGDNTGIESLKWMDSVGVAELIKNEHPQIIATILVHLEPDQVSEVLNQFVERLRNDVLLRIATLEGVQPTALRELNDVLTQLLSGADRVKKSAMGGEGMAAEILNFMGGVVEASAINAIREYDPELAQRIQDKMFTFENLVDVDDRGIQLLLREISSDSLITAMKGTSEILRNKIFKNMSQRAAEMLRDDFEAKGAVKVSDVEAEQREILKVVRRLADEGQIAIAKGGSEGFVE; this is encoded by the coding sequence ATGGCCAGCAATGATGACGCCATCCGCCGCAGTGCCATTTTGCTGCTGAGCCTGGGAGAAGAGGCGGCGGTCGAGGTGTTCAAGTACCTCGGCCCCAAGGAAGTGCAGAAAATCGGTATGGCCATGGCGAGCATGGACAACGTGACCCGCGAGCAGGTCGAGGACGTGGTCGGCGAATTCCTCGGTTCCACCATGAACCGGGCCAATTTCGGCGCGGCGGACGAATACATCCGCTCGGTCCTGACCAAGGCGCTGGGGTCGGACAAGGCTGCCAACCTGCTCGATCGCATCCTGCAAGGCGGCGACAACACCGGCATCGAATCGCTCAAGTGGATGGACTCGGTGGGGGTGGCCGAGCTGATCAAGAACGAACACCCGCAGATCATCGCCACCATCCTGGTCCATCTGGAACCCGACCAGGTATCCGAAGTGCTCAATCAGTTCGTCGAGCGGCTGCGCAATGATGTGCTGCTGCGGATTGCCACGCTGGAAGGCGTGCAGCCTACCGCCCTGCGCGAGTTGAACGATGTGCTGACCCAGCTGCTGTCCGGCGCCGACCGGGTCAAGAAGTCCGCCATGGGCGGCGAAGGCATGGCGGCCGAAATTCTCAACTTCATGGGCGGCGTGGTCGAGGCATCGGCCATCAATGCCATCCGCGAATACGATCCGGAACTGGCGCAGCGCATCCAGGACAAGATGTTCACCTTCGAGAACCTGGTGGACGTGGACGACCGCGGCATCCAGCTATTGCTGCGCGAGATTTCGTCCGATTCGCTGATCACCGCCATGAAGGGCACCAGCGAAATTCTGCGCAACAAGATCTTCAAGAATATGTCGCAACGGGCTGCCGAAATGCTGCGCGACGACTTCGAAGCCAAGGGCGCGGTCAAGGTGTCTGACGTCGAAGCGGAGCAGCGCGAAATCCTCAAGGTCGTGCGCCGCCTGGCCGACGAAGGCCAGATCGCCATCGCCAAGGGCGGTAGCGAAGGCTTCGTCGAATAG
- the fliH gene encoding flagellar assembly protein FliH, translating to MKAWGSKKIIRREDLPPLQSWHVDQFSGASVQRPNFIVPEPVRAEDPSAEAAGIADEAGDAVVEAAPDEAALAAQAAAHAEQERGRLQDEARETGYQSGYEDGQQAGQVAGEAAGRESGYAAGFEAGQLQGRQSADAEVARFQQLCAGLAEAVAAYEEQLSKPILDIAVAVARQVLRSSLAVAPERILAVIREAIASSSELQGPLRLELHPDDMSLVRTLVADDAAAMHWRFEAQPDMERGGCRISTASVELDLTLPTRWRRVVHALGSNEPWAAEDDDPDA from the coding sequence ATGAAAGCGTGGGGCAGCAAAAAAATCATCCGCCGCGAGGACCTGCCACCCCTTCAATCGTGGCATGTCGATCAATTCAGCGGCGCCTCGGTGCAGCGGCCCAATTTTATCGTGCCGGAACCCGTGCGCGCGGAGGACCCGTCGGCCGAAGCGGCCGGCATTGCCGATGAGGCTGGCGACGCCGTAGTCGAAGCCGCACCGGATGAAGCCGCCCTGGCGGCGCAGGCCGCCGCCCACGCCGAGCAGGAGCGGGGGCGCTTACAGGATGAAGCCCGCGAAACGGGCTACCAAAGCGGCTACGAGGATGGCCAACAGGCCGGCCAGGTAGCCGGCGAGGCCGCCGGCCGCGAAAGCGGTTATGCCGCCGGTTTCGAAGCCGGCCAGTTGCAGGGCCGGCAGTCGGCCGATGCCGAGGTGGCCAGATTCCAGCAGCTATGCGCAGGCTTGGCGGAAGCCGTCGCTGCCTATGAAGAGCAGTTGTCCAAACCCATTCTCGATATCGCCGTCGCGGTCGCGCGCCAAGTCCTGCGCAGCAGCCTTGCCGTCGCGCCGGAGCGCATCCTGGCGGTCATTCGCGAAGCCATCGCCAGCTCGTCGGAACTGCAGGGTCCCTTGCGGCTGGAACTGCATCCCGACGATATGAGCCTGGTCCGCACCCTGGTGGCCGACGATGCCGCTGCGATGCATTGGCGCTTTGAAGCGCAGCCGGATATGGAAAGAGGCGGGTGCCGCATCAGCACCGCCAGTGTCGAATTGGACCTGACGCTACCCACTCGCTGGCGGAGGGTAGTCCACGCCCTGGGGAGCAACGAACCATGGGCGGCAGAAGATGACGACCCCGACGCCTGA
- the fliI gene encoding flagellar protein export ATPase FliI, giving the protein MTTPTPEPEALSRWRRYAADCLEVVHETRPWLPRGRLTRVAGLVLEAVGIKLPVGASCHIVLPSGHSVEAEVVGFNGDKLFLMPVAEVYGLEPGAQVVAYEDVVNRMPYFRQSQTPRRRVEDRGRQAAVGPHLLGRVLDGLGRPLDKLGHLQVEAHVPLFARSFNPLDRVQVHDVLDVGVRAINAMLTVGRGQRLGLFSGSGIGKSVLLGMMARYTTADVVVVGLIGERGREVKDFIENILGKEGLKRSVVVAAPADTPPLLRLHGAAYATAIAEYFRDQGADVLLIMDSLTRYAMAQREIALAIGEPPATKGYPPSVFAKLPALVERAGNGHAGSGSITAFYTVLSEGDDQQDPIADNARAILDGHIVLNRQLADAGHYPAIDIEQSISRVMTDIIDPAEYELVRRFKQLYSRYQRSRDLINVGAYVRGSDPLLDEAIVRMPAMEAFLQQAIHERESYAGARMRLAALFS; this is encoded by the coding sequence ATGACGACCCCGACGCCTGAACCCGAAGCACTCTCCCGGTGGCGCCGCTATGCCGCCGACTGCCTGGAAGTGGTGCACGAAACGCGGCCCTGGCTGCCGCGCGGGCGGCTCACCCGGGTGGCCGGGCTGGTGCTGGAAGCGGTCGGCATCAAGCTGCCGGTGGGCGCCAGCTGCCATATCGTGTTGCCGTCCGGCCACAGTGTCGAAGCCGAAGTGGTGGGATTCAACGGCGACAAATTGTTCCTGATGCCGGTGGCCGAGGTGTATGGCCTGGAGCCCGGTGCCCAGGTGGTGGCGTATGAAGATGTCGTCAACCGCATGCCCTACTTTCGGCAGAGCCAGACACCGCGCCGCCGGGTCGAGGACCGGGGCCGGCAGGCCGCGGTGGGACCGCATCTGCTGGGCCGGGTGCTGGATGGCTTGGGGCGGCCCCTGGACAAGCTGGGCCACCTGCAGGTCGAAGCCCACGTGCCCTTGTTCGCCCGTTCCTTCAATCCGCTCGACCGGGTCCAGGTGCACGATGTGCTCGATGTCGGCGTACGGGCCATCAATGCCATGCTGACCGTGGGGCGGGGCCAGCGGCTGGGGCTGTTTTCCGGCTCCGGCATCGGCAAGAGCGTGCTGCTCGGCATGATGGCGCGCTATACCACCGCCGATGTCGTGGTGGTGGGCCTGATCGGCGAGCGGGGGCGCGAGGTCAAGGATTTCATCGAGAACATTCTCGGCAAGGAGGGGCTGAAACGCTCGGTCGTGGTGGCCGCGCCGGCCGATACGCCGCCGCTGTTGCGCCTGCATGGCGCCGCCTACGCCACTGCCATTGCCGAGTATTTTCGCGATCAGGGCGCGGACGTGTTGCTGATCATGGATTCGCTTACCCGCTACGCCATGGCGCAACGCGAGATCGCCCTTGCGATCGGCGAACCGCCCGCCACCAAGGGCTATCCCCCCTCGGTTTTCGCAAAGCTGCCCGCGCTGGTCGAGCGCGCCGGCAACGGCCATGCCGGCAGCGGCTCCATCACCGCTTTCTATACCGTGCTGAGCGAGGGCGATGACCAGCAGGACCCGATTGCCGACAATGCCCGCGCCATTCTCGACGGCCATATCGTGCTGAACCGGCAGCTGGCCGATGCCGGCCACTATCCCGCCATCGATATCGAACAGTCGATCAGCCGGGTGATGACCGACATCATCGATCCTGCCGAGTACGAGCTGGTGCGGCGTTTCAAGCAGCTATACTCCCGCTATCAGCGCAGCCGCGACCTGATCAATGTGGGCGCCTACGTGCGTGGTTCCGATCCGCTCCTGGACGAAGCCATCGTGCGCATGCCGGCAATGGAAGCATTTTTGCAACAAGCCATCCACGAACGTGAAAGCTATGCCGGCGCCAGGATGCGGCTGGCCGCCTTATTCTCGTAA